From one Amphiura filiformis chromosome 13, Afil_fr2py, whole genome shotgun sequence genomic stretch:
- the LOC140167833 gene encoding adhesion G protein-coupled receptor E2-like — protein MPATRWAYMIRCTMYEVNDLAWMIARYCNRGNSSTNINLPGVEFEVPGLSDSSTHEFAETTQEPEGLVQYKYAVILVTPDTSCQGRCGYQPGFATCRCDPQCDIFQDCCYDFHDICLSTSVKTGMFDPALFTCAPLDRDYPNFAFVMLVGRCPANWHNEFIAHRCEHLPTIYENAADRLQLEWPVSDQNGDNFQNLFCALCNGKDLNDIQPWDVKYPDSTFSRVNQESSGICGSQYELGSVGKRLRSCFPSLIAPCPSLSNVNESIVTLCEAYSNHVCTSHGESYKNHHCALCNGVDDVNSLYPCPGIAGRNSAVLQRIWKFKENSPTSHEHVQRCADTDTTYDPYTQECRSLSCSPGYILNNKSECIVAVSGTSAVTEGLCCQRQLTWIFFEHDKPSERSADLVDDENILCFLQYLNISGNTSNWKRNRNLGSYSDKYLLQSNSTCNIVGVLDEIFQGSELFSVCNNIHKHVVYTFMCSHFPSNGTCEKSWFSGNASQFILVNVTHVAAAFLHNGQYLLPEFTLHQVIYKYDVLRSEIMKEEIVQVCGEIVHPLRCTLITLTADDYTVTWTENQSRAIQFGNISFEQGEYMMYPDGRVQICADHLTKHKVNEFFAYSGQLALANTIGTGLSLCGLTITFALHCCFSSLRNFHGRCVMILCVLLFFAQLLPTLSAYNSFPSWLCVISGLLSHYSWLGSFSWMTVIAFTLFHIFKPGAMRRNNDWESEPVCRYVAPTFGFGVPLVVVVITLCFHFIHSSLVYGANSPCWISDSVSNFWAFGLPVGIFLAFNTGLFSVTVGLACRNQRRSRQLQQRQETIRTFFRDLLLCFKIQLLMGITWTIGFFASFLDNETLWWVFIITNSLHGVMLLLVTLSGSKFTGRTRQVQQVR, from the exons ATGCCAGCTACAAGATGGGCGTATATGATAAGATGTACGATGTACGAAGTCAATGACCTTGCTTGGATGATAGCTCGTTACTGTAACAGAGGAAACTCGTCAACAAACATCAACTTGCCTGGCGTTGAATTTGAAGTTCCTGGTTTGTCCGATTCAAGCACACATGAATTTGCAGAAACCACCCAAGAACCCGAAGGATTG GTTCAATACAAATATGCAGTTATTCTAGTAACTCCTGATACCAGTTGTCAAGGACGTTGTGGTTACCAACCTGGATTTGCCACATGCCGCTGTGATCCTCAGTGTGATATCTTCCAGGATTGTTGCTATGATTTTCATGATATTTGTCTCTCTACATCAGTCAAGACGGGAATGTTTGATCCAGCCTTGTTTACTTGTGCCCCACTTGATCGTGACTATCCTAACTTCGCTTTTGTTATGCTCGTGGGTAGATGTCCTGCAAACTGGCATAATGAGTTCATAGCGCACCGCTGTGAACATTTGCCGACAATCTATGAGAACGCAGCAGACCgacttcaactggaatggcctgtGTCTGATCAAAATGGTGACAATTTTCAAAACCTCTTCTGTGCTCTCTGTAATGGTAAAGATTTGAATGATATTCAGCCTTGGGATGTGAAGTATCCTGATTCGACATTCTCCAGAGTAAACCAGGAAAGCTCCGGAATTTGTGGAAGCCAGTATGAACTTGGAAGCGTAGGCAAACGTTTACGGTCTTGTTTTCCGTCGTTGATTGCACCCTGTCCTTCATTATCCAACGTAAACGAGTCCATAGTCACATTATGCGAGGCGTACTCCAATCATGTGTGTACAAGCCATGGAGAGAGTTATAAGAACCATCATTGTGCCCTTTGCAATGGCGTTGACGACGTCAACAGTTTATACCCATGTCCTGGAATAGCCGGAAGAAATTCGGCTGTTTTACAGAGAATttggaagtttaaagaaaactcACCAACCTCACACGAGCACGTTCAACGCTGCGCAGATACGGACACCACGTACGATCCGTACACTCAGGAATGTAGATCACTTTCATGTTCACCAGGTTACATACTTAACAACAAAAGCGAATGCATCGTCGCAGTGTCTGGTACAAGTGCAGTCACGGAAGGTTTGTGCTGTCAGCGACAATTGACTTGGATCTTTTTTGAACATGATAAACCATCCGAGCGCTCTGCCGACCTGGTCGACGAcgagaacattttgtgttttctaCAGTACCTCAACATTTCTGGCAACACATCAAACTGGAAAAGAAACCGTAACCTTGGCTCATATTCGGATAAATACTTACTCCAAAGTAATTCGACATGTAATATCGTTGGTGTATTAGACGAAATATTTCAGGGTAGTGAGCTCTTCAGTGTTTGTAACAACATACACAAACATGTTGTTTACACCTTCATGTGCAGTCACTTCCCTTCCAATGGTACTTGTGAGAAAAGTTGGTTTAGTGGCAATGCGAGTCAGTTCATATTAGTGAATGTTACTCACGTTGCGGCGGCGTTCTTGCATAATGGACAATATCTTCTTCCTGAATTCACTCTCCACCAAGTAATATATAAGTACGATGTACTAAGAAGCGAAATTATGAAAGAAGAAATCGTCCAAGTATGTGGTGAGATTGTCCATCCCCTACGTTGTACTTTGATTACACTTACGGCAGATGATTACACCGTGACCTGGACAGAGAACCAGTCTAGAGCAATCCAATTTGGGAACATTTCCTTTGAACAAGGAGAGTATATGATGTATCCTGATGGCCGAGTTCAGATCTGCGCTGACCACCTTACGAAACACAAAGTAAATGAATTCTTTGCCTATTCTGGTCAACTTGCTTTAGCAAATACTATAGGGACCGGGTTGTCACTATGTGGACTTACCATAACATTTGCCTTACACTGTTGCTTTAGCAGTCTCCGTAATTTTCACGGTCGTTGCGTTATGATTTTGTGTGTCTTGCTTTTTTTCGCACAACTTTTGCCGACACTTTCGGCATATAATTCATTTCCAAGCTGGTTATGTGTAATTTCAGGATTACTCAGTCACTACAGCTGGCTTGGTTCTTTCTCATGGATGACAGTCATTGCGTTCACCTTATTTCACATTTTTAAACCTGGTGCAATGCGAAGAAACAACGATTGGGAGTCCGAGCCTGTTTGCCGCTATGTAGCTCCCACTTTTGGTTTTGGTGTGCCACTTGTTGTCGTTGTTATAACTCTTTGCTTTCACTTTATCCATTCGTCATTAGTATACGGTGCAAATTCTCCATGCTGGATATCTGATTCTGTTAGCAATTTCTGGGcttttgggttgccagttggtaTTTTTCTCGCGTTTAATACCGGATTATTTTCAGTCACTGTAGGCTTAGCCTGCCGAAATCAAAGACGATCTAGGCAACTACAACAGCGGCAAGAAACCATCCGCACATTTTTCAGAGACCTTCTACTTTGTTTCAAG